Proteins encoded within one genomic window of Bdellovibrionales bacterium CG10_big_fil_rev_8_21_14_0_10_45_34:
- a CDS encoding acyltransferase — MNRIRVASLQYFIRPVRHFDDFKAQIEALVDTAKDYKVRMLVFPEYFSTQLLTLGDVKRPIADQIRDLAAQEDRIVSLLATLAKKAGLLIVGGTLPGFDESKEKILNKCYVFSPNGNQQVQAKLHMTRFEKEEWLVGPGSRLRIFETDFGKFAVTICYDVEFPEIARVAGRMGAQILVVPSCTDDRHGYLRVRYCAQARAIENQMYVIHSPLVGSLPMVPAVSLNYGQSAIYTPSDFSFARDGLLAEGPVNQESMIIGDLNIDLIEESRQSGTVLPLRDSQSTHDLLKVVDEVVLT, encoded by the coding sequence ATGAATCGAATTCGCGTTGCATCTTTGCAATACTTCATCAGACCGGTGCGACACTTTGACGACTTTAAAGCTCAAATAGAAGCGCTCGTAGATACTGCAAAAGATTACAAAGTAAGAATGCTGGTGTTTCCAGAATATTTTTCTACTCAGCTTTTGACTTTGGGTGATGTAAAAAGACCCATCGCCGATCAAATACGTGATCTTGCCGCGCAAGAAGACCGCATAGTAAGTCTTCTTGCCACTCTCGCCAAAAAGGCCGGTCTACTTATCGTTGGCGGCACGCTCCCCGGCTTTGATGAAAGCAAAGAAAAAATTCTTAACAAATGCTATGTATTCTCCCCCAACGGTAATCAGCAGGTGCAAGCCAAGCTTCATATGACTCGCTTTGAAAAAGAAGAGTGGCTTGTAGGGCCTGGCTCACGCTTGCGTATTTTCGAAACGGACTTTGGCAAGTTCGCTGTAACTATTTGCTACGATGTGGAGTTTCCAGAAATAGCTCGAGTTGCAGGCCGAATGGGCGCACAAATTCTTGTGGTCCCAAGTTGTACAGACGATCGGCACGGTTACTTGCGAGTACGTTACTGCGCACAAGCACGCGCCATCGAGAATCAAATGTACGTAATTCATTCGCCTCTAGTAGGCTCTTTGCCAATGGTACCAGCCGTTTCTCTCAACTACGGGCAGTCAGCAATCTACACTCCCAGCGACTTTTCTTTTGCAAGAGACGGTTTACTAGCTGAAGGCCCTGTGAATCAAGAAAGCATGATCATAGGTGATTTGAACATCGACCTTATTGAGGAAAGCCGTCAGTCAGGAACAGTCCTCCCGTTAAGAGATAGCCAAAGCACACACGATTTGTTGAAAGTAGTTGATGAGGTTGTTCTCACGTAG
- a CDS encoding tRNA-specific adenosine deaminase → MNMSPMDRAIALSLEKMTSNEGGPFGAVIVKDGKIIAEGWNQVTSSNDPTAHAEVNAIRKACDKLETFSLEGCSIYTSCEPCPMCLSAIYWARLEKIYFANTRQDAAKINFDDEFLYAEIATDIAKRKIPMIQQDRDSAIKVFEAWQNKSDKVRY, encoded by the coding sequence ATAAACATGTCGCCGATGGACCGCGCAATCGCCTTATCGCTTGAGAAGATGACTTCCAATGAAGGGGGACCCTTCGGGGCGGTCATTGTGAAAGATGGTAAAATTATCGCCGAAGGATGGAATCAGGTTACAAGTAGCAATGACCCAACGGCTCATGCTGAAGTGAACGCGATTCGTAAAGCCTGCGACAAGCTCGAGACATTTTCGCTGGAAGGTTGCTCGATTTACACAAGTTGTGAGCCCTGCCCTATGTGCTTGAGCGCCATTTATTGGGCGCGCTTAGAGAAGATCTATTTCGCCAACACTCGGCAAGATGCTGCCAAAATCAATTTCGACGACGAATTCCTCTACGCTGAAATTGCCACCGATATTGCCAAACGCAAAATCCCCATGATCCAGCAAGACAGAGATTCCGCCATCAAGGTCTTTGAGGCGTGGCAAAACAAGTCAGACAAAGTTCGCTATTAG
- a CDS encoding RNA ligase has translation MKFLSFPKISTSFSEANPSRYSGAWVAQEKVHGAQLVAGVSVKEIRFGKRKGWLSDSDTFFGWQLIRSDLQVFATKLFESFSFPKGTIAYYYGELFGGSYPHSSVDPIEGMQPVQTGVWYSPSYHWMIFDAVVCPEGELSSAYFLGARELSEGIQKLGGICPPVLSRGRLNDLLSLPVRYITRIPAKLNLPEISSNRAEGLVIKPEVSLPIDQRVVIKRKIDEFDEKRFDESEAWDPNQILSYEGLSKWASRMVNPPRLASARSKVGTDNTHALIEEVILDVMIDLEAAFPATLRHLDAEKENSLRLLITELVTAAS, from the coding sequence ATGAAGTTTCTTTCTTTTCCCAAGATTTCCACTTCTTTCAGCGAGGCGAACCCGTCCAGATATTCTGGCGCTTGGGTAGCCCAAGAGAAAGTCCATGGTGCTCAGCTGGTAGCAGGGGTTAGCGTAAAAGAAATTCGCTTCGGCAAAAGAAAGGGATGGTTGAGCGATAGTGATACGTTCTTCGGCTGGCAGCTCATTCGCTCTGACTTACAGGTTTTTGCAACCAAACTTTTCGAAAGTTTTTCATTCCCAAAAGGCACAATCGCTTATTATTACGGCGAGCTTTTTGGAGGATCCTACCCGCACTCTTCAGTGGATCCGATTGAGGGAATGCAGCCAGTTCAAACTGGAGTTTGGTACTCCCCCTCATACCATTGGATGATCTTTGATGCGGTTGTTTGCCCTGAGGGCGAACTATCGAGCGCCTATTTCTTAGGAGCTCGAGAATTGAGCGAAGGGATTCAAAAACTTGGAGGAATTTGCCCACCGGTTTTATCCCGCGGTCGCCTCAATGATCTTCTGTCGCTTCCTGTCCGGTACATTACGAGAATTCCCGCCAAATTAAACCTTCCAGAGATTTCATCGAATAGGGCTGAAGGTTTAGTTATCAAGCCTGAAGTTTCGCTCCCAATCGATCAACGCGTAGTTATCAAACGCAAAATTGATGAATTCGATGAAAAACGGTTTGATGAGAGCGAAGCGTGGGACCCGAATCAAATTCTCTCGTATGAAGGGCTTTCTAAATGGGCTTCAAGAATGGTGAACCCGCCCCGCCTAGCGAGTGCCCGTTCTAAGGTGGGCACAGACAACACGCACGCTCTAATAGAAGAAGTCATACTCGATGTAATGATTGATCTCGAAGCTGCGTTTCCAGCAACGTTGAGGCACCTAGATGCGGAGAAAGAAAACTCTTTAAGGCTCCTCATCACCGAATTGGTGACAGCCGCATCTTAG